The Candidatus Limnocylindrales bacterium genome has a segment encoding these proteins:
- a CDS encoding FAD-dependent oxidoreductase — MTGSASIERAAAAVSPWLVEAATPAPVLRGDVHADAVIVGGGYTGLSTALALRSEGMRVVLIEGQACGFGASGRNAGHLTPTIGKDVPTLLRLFGKERTSQFVSLADTAIAEVERLLAAHAIECDYEPVGNVIAAVHPKQFGAVDRAAEAARVLGLPGELLEHAEMQRRGLPGSFLRGFHESHGGILNPGRYVQGLRRAAIGAGVEIYERSPAISIEDGATPRVRTREGSATGDLLVLALNAYALGLALPRELESRILPVYVQLLQTAPLTPEQLRRVGWHGREGIYTAHEALESWRLTSDNRIVGGAKHVRYGYHGRLLPDRDAGVTLRLEAVLRCRFPELAEVEVASVWGGRIGFALDFLPVVGRAGAHGRILYSMSYAGHGIAMASYAGRMLSDLAAGRDGPGATLWKRKTLPLPPEPLRWLVFRILSGFFDAIDRRIDRRVAAGR, encoded by the coding sequence TTGACCGGCAGCGCGAGCATCGAGCGCGCTGCCGCGGCGGTCAGCCCGTGGCTCGTCGAAGCGGCCACGCCGGCGCCCGTGCTTCGCGGCGACGTCCACGCCGATGCGGTCATCGTCGGCGGCGGATACACCGGCCTGTCCACCGCGCTCGCGCTGCGCTCCGAAGGCATGCGCGTCGTGCTCATCGAAGGCCAGGCCTGCGGCTTCGGCGCAAGCGGCCGGAACGCCGGACATCTGACACCGACGATCGGCAAGGACGTACCGACCCTGCTCCGTCTGTTCGGCAAGGAACGAACGTCGCAATTCGTCTCTCTGGCCGACACTGCCATCGCGGAAGTCGAACGGCTGCTCGCGGCCCATGCGATCGAATGCGACTACGAGCCGGTCGGCAACGTGATCGCCGCCGTGCATCCGAAGCAGTTCGGCGCCGTCGATCGAGCGGCCGAAGCCGCGCGCGTGCTCGGGCTTCCCGGAGAGCTCCTCGAGCACGCGGAGATGCAGCGCCGCGGACTGCCGGGTTCGTTCCTTCGCGGATTTCACGAAAGCCATGGCGGAATTCTCAATCCCGGTCGCTACGTGCAGGGACTGCGCCGCGCTGCCATCGGCGCGGGCGTCGAGATCTACGAGCGTTCGCCGGCGATCTCGATCGAAGACGGCGCCACGCCGCGCGTGCGAACACGCGAGGGGTCGGCAACCGGCGACCTTCTGGTGCTCGCGCTCAACGCCTACGCGCTCGGACTCGCGCTGCCGCGTGAGCTCGAGTCGCGGATCCTGCCGGTCTACGTGCAGCTGCTGCAGACCGCACCGCTGACGCCCGAGCAGCTACGCCGCGTCGGCTGGCACGGTCGCGAAGGCATCTACACGGCACACGAAGCGCTCGAGAGCTGGCGACTGACCAGCGACAACCGCATCGTCGGCGGAGCCAAGCACGTTCGCTACGGCTATCACGGCCGCCTGCTGCCGGATCGCGATGCAGGCGTCACGCTGCGGCTCGAAGCGGTGCTGCGCTGCCGATTTCCCGAGCTCGCCGAAGTCGAAGTGGCGTCGGTGTGGGGCGGGCGCATCGGCTTTGCGCTCGACTTCCTGCCCGTCGTCGGACGCGCCGGCGCGCACGGCCGGATCCTCTATTCGATGTCGTACGCCGGCCACGGCATCGCGATGGCGAGCTATGCCGGACGGATGCTGTCCGACCTTGCCGCCGGCCGCGACGGCCCGGGCGCCACGCTGTGGAAGCGAAAAACACTCCCGCTTCCGCCCGAACCGCTGCGCTGGCTCGTCTTCCGCATCCTCAGCGGCTTCTTCGACGCAATCGATCGGCGCATAGACCGCCGCGTAGCGGCTGGTCGTTGA
- a CDS encoding glutathione S-transferase family protein, with amino-acid sequence MKLFIGNKNYSSWSMRPWVLMKEARIPFEEVMLRFDGFSPGSKFKTEIASVSGAGRVPVLVDGELHVWDSLAIAEYLAERFPDKRLWPRRTKRRARARSVCAEMHSGFSDLRTHCPMNIDASLPEVGARVLSEHHGVRADLDRIVMLWSELLSDYGGPFLFGKFSTADAYFAPVVMRLRTYALPVPAGIESYASEITRLDSVSEWIRDAIAEKDFVAFEEPYRAGASRQEVE; translated from the coding sequence GTGAAGCTTTTCATCGGAAACAAGAACTATTCGTCGTGGTCGATGCGTCCGTGGGTGCTCATGAAAGAGGCCCGCATCCCGTTCGAAGAAGTGATGCTGCGCTTCGACGGGTTTTCACCCGGATCGAAATTCAAGACCGAGATCGCAAGTGTGAGCGGCGCCGGACGCGTGCCGGTCCTCGTCGACGGCGAGCTCCACGTGTGGGATTCGCTCGCGATCGCGGAGTATCTGGCCGAACGCTTCCCGGACAAACGCCTGTGGCCGAGGCGCACCAAGCGCCGCGCGCGGGCCAGAAGCGTGTGCGCCGAAATGCACTCCGGTTTTTCCGACCTGAGAACGCACTGCCCGATGAACATCGACGCGTCCCTCCCGGAGGTTGGCGCAAGAGTGCTCAGCGAGCACCACGGCGTGCGCGCCGATCTCGACCGCATCGTCATGCTGTGGAGCGAGCTTCTGTCCGACTACGGCGGTCCGTTTCTGTTCGGGAAATTCTCGACAGCGGACGCGTACTTTGCACCCGTCGTGATGCGCCTGCGCACGTATGCGCTTCCCGTACCGGCCGGCATCGAGTCGTACGCCTCCGAGATCACCCGGCTCGATTCCGTCTCGGAATGGATTCGCGATGCGATCGCCGAGAAGGACTTCGTTGCGTTCGAGGAGCCGTACCGCGCCGGAGCATCGCGACAGGAAGTCGAGTGA
- a CDS encoding serine hydrolase domain-containing protein, translated as MPFLPSIVTRADVPEDLAAVQTVDSRAETSPVELGLDPDAAENIWASALRWYRTGIHPAISICIRVRGQVLVRRAIGYAHGGGPGDPHGTPKVRATPETPFNVFSASKPMPAMIVHLLDQRHLLHLDDPVCEYIPEFAQHGKECVTIRHVLTHRAGIPTLPDAAMDLTLLEDIQNREAIKILCDARPTSRAGGRLAYHAVTGGFLLGEIVRRITGKNIRNVVEEELCKPLGWRWMNFGVKRRDVDKVARSYFTGLPLFPPIGAIVRGILGLDFVEAVELSNDPRYLMAVLPAANLIATADELCEFYQLLLEGGTLRGKHIFEPRTVWRATSEQSYNELDFTLGIPLRYGMGFMLGGEYLSMYGFGSHHAFGHLGLTNVVAWADPERHLSVAIMTSGKPVMYPEMFRAISLVYAIAAAVPKDDTVPTRPYVDVRPRAAKRAAKPVRKKKTVRRVESKPNRKKSAR; from the coding sequence TTGCCGTTTCTGCCGTCGATCGTGACCCGCGCGGATGTGCCGGAGGATCTCGCGGCGGTCCAGACCGTCGATTCGCGTGCGGAAACGTCGCCGGTCGAGCTGGGCCTCGACCCCGATGCGGCCGAAAACATCTGGGCCTCGGCGCTGCGCTGGTACCGCACAGGCATCCATCCGGCCATCTCGATCTGCATCCGCGTGCGCGGCCAGGTGCTGGTCCGCCGTGCGATCGGCTACGCCCACGGCGGCGGTCCCGGCGATCCGCACGGCACGCCGAAAGTGCGGGCGACGCCGGAGACTCCGTTCAACGTCTTCTCTGCGTCCAAGCCGATGCCGGCGATGATCGTCCACCTTCTCGATCAGCGCCACCTGCTGCACCTCGACGATCCGGTCTGCGAGTACATTCCGGAGTTCGCCCAGCACGGCAAGGAATGCGTGACGATCCGCCACGTGCTCACGCATCGCGCGGGGATCCCGACTCTTCCCGATGCGGCCATGGACCTGACGCTGCTCGAGGACATCCAGAACCGCGAGGCGATCAAGATCCTGTGCGATGCGCGGCCGACGTCGCGCGCGGGCGGGAGGCTCGCCTACCACGCGGTGACCGGCGGCTTCCTTCTCGGCGAGATCGTTCGCCGCATCACCGGGAAGAACATCCGCAACGTGGTCGAAGAAGAGCTCTGCAAGCCGCTCGGCTGGCGCTGGATGAACTTCGGCGTCAAGCGCCGCGACGTCGACAAGGTCGCGCGCAGTTATTTCACGGGGCTGCCGCTGTTTCCGCCAATCGGCGCAATCGTGCGCGGCATTCTCGGTCTCGATTTCGTCGAAGCCGTCGAGCTCTCCAACGATCCCCGCTACCTGATGGCGGTTCTGCCCGCCGCCAATCTGATCGCGACGGCCGACGAGCTCTGCGAGTTCTACCAGCTGCTGCTCGAAGGCGGCACGCTGCGCGGAAAGCACATCTTCGAGCCGCGCACCGTCTGGCGCGCGACGTCCGAGCAATCCTACAACGAGCTCGACTTCACGCTCGGCATTCCGCTGCGCTACGGCATGGGTTTCATGCTCGGCGGCGAGTACCTCAGCATGTACGGCTTCGGCAGCCATCACGCGTTCGGCCATCTCGGGCTGACCAATGTCGTGGCGTGGGCCGATCCGGAGCGGCACCTGTCGGTCGCGATCATGACCAGCGGAAAGCCGGTGATGTATCCGGAGATGTTCCGCGCGATCTCGCTGGTCTACGCGATCGCCGCCGCCGTCCCGAAAGACGATACCGTCCCGACCCGTCCATACGTGGACGTGCGGCCGCGCGCGGCGAAGAGGGCTGCGAAACCCGTTCGGAAGAAGAAGACCGTTCGCAGGGTCGAGTCGAAACCGAACAGGAAAAAGAGCGCGCGCTGA
- a CDS encoding Uma2 family endonuclease, producing the protein MIHSAPKSGRYSVEHYFELARKGVIAAHDRCELLDGLIVAMAPQTSPHLLAVHRVGTVLSEKLGRDVVVRVQMSFLAGRDSAPEPDLAVVPGKLEDYAKKHPTRADLIVEVAETSVVQDRITKAAIYARAGVPCYWIVNVRDRRVEAYSAPDRWKSQYMSFLRVTGKQPVTIEAYPDVVFSAAELLPPPPPKTK; encoded by the coding sequence ATGATCCACAGCGCACCGAAATCCGGACGTTACAGCGTCGAGCACTACTTCGAGCTCGCCCGCAAGGGTGTCATCGCTGCGCACGATCGCTGCGAGCTGCTGGACGGCCTCATCGTTGCGATGGCACCGCAGACATCTCCTCACCTTCTTGCCGTGCATCGTGTCGGCACCGTGCTGTCGGAGAAGCTCGGCCGCGACGTCGTCGTGCGCGTGCAGATGTCGTTTCTCGCCGGCCGCGACAGCGCGCCGGAGCCGGATCTCGCCGTGGTTCCCGGCAAGCTCGAGGACTACGCGAAGAAGCATCCGACGCGCGCCGACCTGATCGTCGAGGTGGCCGAGACGTCGGTCGTGCAGGATCGCATCACCAAGGCCGCCATCTACGCGCGCGCGGGAGTGCCGTGCTACTGGATCGTCAATGTGCGCGATCGCCGCGTCGAAGCGTACAGCGCGCCCGACCGCTGGAAGTCGCAGTACATGAGCTTCCTGCGTGTGACCGGAAAGCAGCCGGTCACGATCGAGGCGTATCCGGACGTGGTGTTCTCGGCGGCCGAGCTGCTGCCGCCTCCGCCGCCGAAGACGAAATAG
- a CDS encoding tetratricopeptide repeat protein, whose product MLRRDHRAFRPQPAAVFGLLMLMSAGCVPAIPPVPPVPDAPAGALASDASPLESALGAATDTMDQAIELDLAANRLLPEPRYDCSDDAATSGSIAEELLAAGQRTDARSRFAEALAICPGNARWWIDAGDVELRDGNLDAAKQMLTRGLAIEPWERDGHRYLSYVETGLGNDEESWRQSVLAVVSDPTCETCWAALRKATDSRGGTFLRQYERKPVARAVYGHLDLELDPVKEIANSRGWIAYAIGLGTRELRRADLSERPSAAAARPQKTLHKEKIDDEWAKWSPLERERYLVRTTLASYRPEADRPPAAPSASSGRTPKTWPTIRNAVDEGYLDEAIFMQLLDAALVPQFVAYRRAHADRLFDHVTNFLAVLPSGVGKRRSSQNARAATVEPQRLALR is encoded by the coding sequence ATGCTTCGACGCGATCACCGCGCGTTCCGGCCGCAGCCGGCCGCGGTCTTTGGTCTTCTGATGCTGATGTCCGCCGGTTGCGTGCCGGCGATCCCGCCCGTGCCGCCGGTGCCGGATGCACCCGCCGGCGCGCTCGCATCCGACGCGTCGCCGCTCGAATCCGCGCTCGGAGCCGCGACCGATACGATGGATCAGGCCATCGAGCTGGACCTCGCCGCCAATCGCCTCCTGCCCGAGCCGCGTTACGACTGCAGCGACGACGCGGCGACTTCCGGCAGCATCGCCGAGGAGCTTCTCGCTGCCGGACAGCGCACAGACGCGCGCAGCAGGTTCGCCGAAGCTCTCGCGATTTGTCCGGGCAACGCGCGCTGGTGGATCGACGCTGGCGATGTCGAGCTTCGCGACGGCAACCTCGACGCCGCGAAGCAGATGCTTACGCGCGGCCTTGCGATCGAGCCGTGGGAGCGCGACGGGCACCGCTACCTTTCGTACGTCGAAACCGGGCTCGGCAACGACGAAGAGAGCTGGCGGCAGTCCGTCCTGGCCGTGGTGAGCGATCCGACCTGCGAAACCTGCTGGGCCGCGCTTCGAAAAGCGACCGACAGCCGCGGCGGAACTTTCCTGCGGCAGTACGAGCGCAAGCCGGTCGCGCGCGCAGTCTACGGGCATCTCGATCTCGAGCTCGATCCGGTAAAGGAAATCGCCAACTCGCGTGGATGGATCGCCTATGCGATCGGTCTCGGCACGCGCGAGCTGCGCCGCGCCGATCTCAGCGAGCGGCCATCCGCCGCCGCAGCAAGACCGCAAAAGACGCTGCACAAGGAAAAGATCGACGACGAGTGGGCGAAGTGGTCGCCGCTCGAGCGCGAGCGCTACCTGGTGCGGACCACGCTCGCGAGCTACCGGCCCGAAGCGGACCGTCCGCCTGCCGCGCCGTCCGCATCCTCCGGACGTACACCGAAGACGTGGCCCACGATCAGGAATGCCGTCGACGAAGGCTATCTCGACGAAGCGATCTTCATGCAGCTTCTCGACGCAGCGCTGGTGCCGCAGTTCGTCGCCTATCGCCGCGCGCATGCGGATCGCCTGTTCGATCACGTCACCAATTTTCTGGCCGTGCTGCCGAGCGGAGTCGGCAAGCGGCGCTCGTCGCAGAACGCCCGCGCCGCGACCGTCGAGCCGCAGAGGCTGGCACTGCGATGA
- the lpdA gene encoding dihydrolipoyl dehydrogenase, whose product MPKQRYDLVVIGAGPGGYQAAIRASQLGMKTAVVEKDGPLGGTCLNVGCIPSKALLESSELYAQAREGLAVHGIGVAGVELDLARMMARKTDVVDGLTRGVLGLMKKNKIDVWHGRARIAAAPPAGAASSAAAPGAAAAASGIVEVRGENDGELETPRILIATGSVPIGLPHMPFDGKRILSSTEALALETVPARMLVVGGGAIGLELGSVWARLGSKVRIVELMDQIVPGADRRSAQLLERSLRKQGIEILLESRAVSADVASKAVKVTIEGKDGKQTTESYDVVLVAVGRRAFQEGLGLAEAGVATDERGRITVGAHFETSVPGIFAIGDVVAGAMLAHKASEEGIACVERMAGIAGHVNYQAIPSVVYTWPELASVGLGEEAAKAAGYDVRIGTFPFTATPRARCTGETEGAVRIIADKATDTVLGIHIVGANASELIAEAAVAIEFGATSEDIARSVHAHPTLAEALKEAALGVDGRSIHI is encoded by the coding sequence TTGCCCAAGCAGCGTTACGACCTCGTCGTGATCGGAGCCGGTCCCGGCGGCTACCAGGCGGCCATCCGCGCGTCACAGCTCGGCATGAAGACGGCCGTCGTCGAGAAGGACGGCCCGCTCGGCGGCACCTGTCTCAACGTCGGCTGCATCCCGAGCAAGGCCCTGCTCGAATCGTCGGAGTTGTATGCGCAGGCACGCGAAGGCCTGGCCGTGCACGGAATCGGCGTGGCCGGCGTCGAGCTCGACCTTGCGCGCATGATGGCGCGCAAGACGGACGTGGTCGACGGCCTGACGCGCGGCGTGCTCGGGCTGATGAAGAAGAACAAGATCGACGTCTGGCACGGGCGCGCCCGGATTGCCGCGGCGCCGCCGGCAGGCGCAGCTTCTTCAGCGGCAGCGCCGGGCGCTGCCGCTGCGGCATCCGGCATCGTCGAAGTCCGCGGCGAGAACGACGGCGAGCTCGAAACTCCGCGCATCCTGATCGCAACCGGCAGCGTGCCGATCGGGCTCCCGCACATGCCGTTCGACGGCAAGCGCATCCTGTCGTCGACCGAAGCGCTCGCGCTCGAGACTGTGCCGGCGCGCATGCTCGTCGTCGGCGGCGGAGCCATCGGTCTCGAGCTCGGCTCGGTGTGGGCACGCCTCGGATCCAAGGTGCGCATCGTCGAGCTGATGGACCAGATCGTGCCGGGCGCCGACCGCCGCAGCGCGCAGCTTCTCGAGCGGTCGCTTCGCAAGCAGGGCATCGAGATCCTGCTCGAGAGCCGCGCCGTTTCCGCGGACGTGGCGAGCAAAGCCGTCAAGGTCACGATCGAAGGCAAGGACGGCAAACAGACGACCGAAAGCTACGACGTCGTGCTGGTTGCCGTGGGCCGCCGCGCGTTCCAGGAAGGTCTCGGCCTTGCCGAAGCGGGCGTCGCGACCGACGAGCGCGGCCGCATCACCGTCGGCGCGCATTTCGAGACCAGCGTTCCGGGGATCTTCGCGATCGGCGACGTCGTCGCCGGTGCGATGCTCGCGCACAAGGCATCCGAAGAAGGCATCGCGTGCGTCGAACGCATGGCGGGCATTGCCGGACACGTGAACTACCAGGCGATTCCATCGGTGGTCTACACGTGGCCGGAGCTCGCCAGCGTCGGGCTCGGCGAGGAAGCCGCGAAAGCCGCGGGCTACGACGTGCGCATCGGAACCTTTCCGTTCACCGCCACGCCGCGCGCGCGCTGCACCGGCGAGACCGAAGGCGCGGTGCGCATCATCGCCGACAAGGCGACCGACACGGTGCTTGGCATCCATATCGTCGGGGCCAACGCGTCCGAGCTGATTGCCGAGGCGGCCGTCGCGATCGAATTCGGAGCCACGTCCGAAGACATCGCGCGCTCGGTGCACGCGCATCCGACGCTTGCCGAGGCGCTCAAGGAAGCCGCGCTCGGCGTCGACGGGCGTTCGATCCACATCTGA
- the odhB gene encoding 2-oxoglutarate dehydrogenase complex dihydrolipoyllysine-residue succinyltransferase, giving the protein MPADLKIPQLGESITEAEILLWRCADGDVVAVDEIVVELETDKTTVELPSPAAGTLRILKPQGALVAVGDVIGRIEEASAAKPAGAKAAKSQAAAAPSSAAAPVQAAPAPAAATVPSAAAAPAPAATSAGSARLGPAARRAAEEQNVDPRVIEGTGPGGRATKSDVAAAAARQAAPLPQAPAASAPAIQKAPAPSAPRSAEDVEERTRMSRLRRTIADRLVAAQHTAAILTTFNEIDMSAAMELRARHKERFEKTHGVSLGLMSIFARACLLALRDVPVVGAHLDGDEIVTSRRVHLGIAASTDRGLVVPVVRNADLMSMADIEREIGRLAGLARDGKLGVEDLSGGTFTLSNGGVFGSLLSTPILNPPQSGILGMHKIEKRPVVVADQIVIRPMMYVALSYDHRLVDGREAVTFLVRVKERVEDPARLLLEV; this is encoded by the coding sequence ATGCCAGCTGATCTCAAGATCCCGCAGCTCGGCGAGTCGATCACCGAAGCCGAGATTCTCTTGTGGCGATGCGCCGACGGCGACGTCGTCGCCGTCGACGAGATCGTCGTCGAGCTAGAGACCGACAAGACTACGGTCGAGCTGCCGTCGCCTGCCGCCGGAACGCTGCGCATTCTCAAGCCGCAAGGCGCGCTGGTCGCGGTCGGCGACGTGATCGGACGGATCGAAGAAGCATCGGCCGCGAAACCGGCCGGCGCGAAGGCCGCAAAGAGCCAGGCCGCTGCCGCGCCGTCTTCGGCCGCTGCGCCGGTGCAAGCCGCACCGGCACCGGCTGCTGCGACGGTGCCGTCAGCTGCAGCGGCGCCTGCTCCGGCGGCAACGTCGGCCGGTTCCGCGCGGCTCGGTCCTGCTGCGCGGCGCGCGGCCGAAGAACAGAACGTCGATCCGCGAGTGATCGAAGGAACCGGACCGGGCGGACGCGCTACCAAGTCCGACGTCGCAGCCGCCGCTGCGCGCCAGGCCGCACCGCTGCCCCAGGCGCCGGCCGCCTCTGCGCCCGCAATCCAGAAAGCGCCCGCTCCTTCCGCTCCGCGAAGCGCGGAGGACGTCGAAGAGCGCACGCGCATGTCGCGCCTGCGGCGCACGATCGCCGACCGGCTGGTTGCCGCACAGCACACCGCTGCGATCCTGACGACGTTCAACGAGATCGACATGAGCGCAGCGATGGAGCTTCGCGCGCGCCACAAGGAACGCTTCGAGAAGACCCACGGCGTCTCGCTCGGCCTGATGTCGATTTTCGCGCGCGCATGCCTGCTCGCGCTTCGCGACGTACCGGTCGTCGGCGCACACCTCGACGGCGACGAGATCGTGACCAGCCGCCGTGTGCATCTCGGGATCGCGGCGTCGACCGACCGCGGCCTCGTCGTCCCCGTCGTCCGCAATGCGGACCTGATGAGCATGGCCGACATCGAGCGCGAAATCGGCCGGCTTGCGGGGCTTGCGCGAGACGGCAAGCTCGGCGTCGAGGATCTTTCCGGCGGGACGTTCACGCTCTCGAACGGCGGCGTGTTCGGCTCGCTGTTGTCGACGCCGATCCTCAATCCGCCGCAAAGCGGAATCCTCGGCATGCACAAGATCGAGAAGCGCCCTGTCGTCGTGGCTGACCAGATCGTGATCCGGCCGATGATGTACGTGGCGCTTTCGTACGATCACCGCCTCGTCGACGGACGCGAAGCGGTCACGTTCCTGGTTCGGGTCAAAGAGCGCGTCGAGGATCCGGCCCGCCTGCTGCTCGAAGTCTGA